One Rossellomorea aquimaris DNA window includes the following coding sequences:
- a CDS encoding methyl-accepting chemotaxis protein — protein MSKILNFKRKWLWEIKKVKMNVPFTKLSLKNRLLIVILLLVTITGSTIGGISYIKSKQATIHLMEQRLDREVTSMSDIAQSLMLLYVGKQEQFEKKLDDMIVKQDSALIQDNIEAQFFFIKDSKAVPFSVSERSELQFETPLIDRIENLEKGTIQTTIKGKTYTLAFHSIQELQGEYVIVVPQEEYMQDIRSMAAYTIVMIGLSVVIAFIIVLLFVNRLTSPIAKLRESMKKIRDGDLAANIPVETTLPEIVSLQKSFDSMVLKMKDLIHNIHQTTDSLTSTGLQLQSSSSELLKENEYMVETVRMVKVGAEETAGTSEVSVNHFQEMNMTVKSIFMKMNSIFEKTKDMNESAGDGEYKVDKMIGGLNRVSGDFKHMNKIIQEVHDQSSSIVTVISLINQIAEQTKLLALNATIEAARAGESGRGFAVVANEVKKLADQSSDATKNISETIHTMESITFNASRQFDQFFKEFQYYVSEATETRESFDLLKNEIDGVSTDLQNMKEDLGYLEISLPKVEASTEAFSSVSQETLAGTEQMLAAFEEQHEKVRNTHEVGEKLLNASNQLKELSRQFKI, from the coding sequence TTGTCGAAAATACTAAACTTTAAACGAAAATGGCTCTGGGAGATTAAAAAGGTGAAAATGAACGTTCCGTTTACCAAGTTATCATTAAAGAATCGATTATTGATTGTCATTTTACTCCTGGTTACAATTACAGGCTCAACGATCGGGGGAATATCCTATATAAAGTCCAAACAGGCCACGATTCATTTGATGGAACAGCGATTGGACCGTGAAGTGACATCGATGAGTGATATAGCACAAAGCTTGATGCTCCTTTATGTTGGAAAGCAGGAACAGTTTGAAAAAAAGCTAGACGATATGATTGTGAAGCAGGATTCTGCATTAATCCAGGATAATATAGAGGCACAATTCTTTTTTATCAAAGATTCGAAAGCAGTACCATTTTCAGTAAGTGAACGTTCTGAATTACAATTTGAGACACCCCTTATTGATCGGATTGAAAATCTTGAAAAAGGAACCATTCAAACCACCATCAAGGGTAAGACATATACGCTTGCATTTCATTCGATTCAGGAGTTGCAAGGTGAATATGTGATTGTTGTTCCTCAGGAAGAGTATATGCAGGACATACGGTCAATGGCTGCCTATACAATCGTTATGATTGGCCTAAGCGTAGTGATTGCCTTTATCATTGTCCTATTATTTGTGAACCGGCTAACCTCGCCGATCGCAAAATTGCGAGAATCAATGAAGAAAATAAGAGATGGGGATCTTGCAGCAAACATCCCAGTGGAAACGACGTTGCCGGAAATCGTTTCCCTTCAAAAAAGCTTTGATTCGATGGTATTGAAAATGAAAGACTTAATACATAATATTCATCAAACAACAGACAGTTTAACATCTACAGGGTTACAGCTTCAATCCTCTTCATCAGAACTATTGAAAGAAAATGAGTATATGGTAGAAACGGTCCGAATGGTGAAAGTGGGTGCAGAAGAAACGGCGGGGACTTCTGAAGTAAGTGTCAACCACTTTCAAGAAATGAATATGACCGTAAAATCCATTTTTATGAAAATGAATTCCATCTTTGAGAAAACAAAGGATATGAACGAATCAGCTGGTGACGGGGAGTACAAGGTTGATAAAATGATCGGGGGGTTGAACAGGGTATCCGGGGACTTCAAGCATATGAATAAGATCATTCAAGAAGTCCATGATCAATCATCCTCCATCGTTACGGTGATTTCATTGATTAATCAAATCGCTGAACAAACGAAACTCCTCGCCCTCAATGCCACGATTGAAGCCGCAAGGGCGGGTGAATCCGGTCGTGGATTTGCGGTTGTCGCCAATGAAGTGAAAAAGCTTGCAGATCAATCATCAGATGCTACGAAGAATATTAGTGAAACCATTCATACTATGGAGTCAATAACGTTCAATGCTTCCAGGCAATTCGATCAATTCTTCAAAGAATTTCAGTACTATGTATCTGAAGCTACTGAGACACGAGAATCGTTTGATTTGTTGAAAAATGAAATAGATGGTGTCAGCACGGATCTGCAAAATATGAAGGAGGATTTGGGCTATTTAGAAATATCTCTCCCCAAGGTGGAAGCTTCAACAGAGGCGTTTTCTTCCGTTTCACAAGAAACGTTAGCGGGAACGGAGCAGATGCTTGCTGCCTTTGAAGAGCAGCACGAAAAGGTTAGGAATACCCATGAAGTAGGAGAAAAGCTATTGAATGCTTCTAACCAACTAAAGGAATTAAGCCGGCAATTCAAAATATAA
- a CDS encoding MFS transporter, with product MTNKLLQLVIGLLPILMVLGNSMLIPILPSIEADLHLNSSWSGFILSSFTIPAAVVIPFVGVLSDRFGRKRLIIVSLWIMILGSVLCVVSGEVNETVRLFMIGRGLQGVGAAGTTPLAMALIGDIFQGQERSRMLGSLEVFNGIGKVVAPLTGATLAILVHWNHAFWVFPVLCLVILIGLRETIETKEGYHKADKKNLYSILISKGRLLFPLYAIGGIGLFLLFGILFFLSYHIENTFHIDGFFKGFTFIFPLGAMTISSYWCGKRLKTDEELGWTYMKCGLLMMSVPLGFLIIFSSLGFLMFFITVSFGGLGLMLPVINTFITGSVSEHERGLIVSIYGAVRFGGVALGPIAYSLWKENVMEMYMISFAFSLLSMLLFLFISKRRKGVFRPKIQ from the coding sequence ATGACGAATAAGCTTCTCCAACTGGTAATCGGATTACTGCCCATATTAATGGTACTGGGAAATTCTATGCTTATTCCCATTCTCCCGAGTATTGAAGCGGATTTACATTTGAATAGCAGCTGGTCTGGTTTTATCTTAAGCTCATTTACCATACCTGCAGCAGTGGTGATTCCGTTTGTGGGGGTGTTGTCTGATCGCTTTGGTCGTAAACGATTAATCATTGTTTCACTATGGATAATGATTCTGGGAAGTGTACTTTGTGTTGTGAGCGGAGAAGTAAATGAAACTGTTAGACTTTTCATGATTGGCCGAGGATTACAAGGTGTGGGGGCCGCTGGAACGACACCTCTGGCCATGGCATTGATCGGTGACATCTTTCAGGGGCAGGAACGCTCAAGGATGTTAGGGTCGTTAGAGGTGTTTAATGGGATAGGCAAGGTAGTCGCACCTCTTACTGGTGCCACACTGGCTATCCTTGTCCATTGGAACCATGCATTTTGGGTGTTTCCTGTATTATGCTTGGTGATTTTAATAGGACTTAGAGAAACGATTGAAACGAAAGAGGGCTATCACAAGGCTGATAAAAAGAACCTGTACTCCATCCTTATTTCAAAGGGACGTTTATTATTTCCACTTTATGCGATTGGAGGGATAGGCTTATTTTTATTATTCGGCATTCTCTTCTTCCTTTCCTACCATATTGAAAATACTTTTCATATTGACGGCTTTTTCAAAGGATTTACATTTATCTTTCCACTTGGCGCGATGACCATTAGCTCTTACTGGTGTGGGAAGAGGTTAAAGACGGATGAGGAACTGGGATGGACGTATATGAAATGTGGGTTGTTAATGATGTCGGTCCCGTTAGGCTTTCTGATCATTTTTTCATCATTGGGGTTTTTAATGTTCTTTATTACGGTCAGTTTTGGTGGATTGGGCTTGATGCTGCCGGTCATTAATACCTTTATCACAGGGAGTGTTTCAGAACATGAAAGGGGCCTGATAGTCAGTATTTATGGAGCTGTGAGGTTCGGTGGGGTTGCACTGGGACCTATTGCATACAGCCTGTGGAAAGAGAATGTGATGGAAATGTATATGATATCATTTGCTTTTTCTCTACTTAGCATGCTGCTTTTTCTGTTTATCTCCAAACGAAGGAAGGGGGTCTTTCGTCCTAAAATTCAATAA
- the ispG gene encoding flavodoxin-dependent (E)-4-hydroxy-3-methylbut-2-enyl-diphosphate synthase, translating to MIHRSKTRPVKVGDLTIGGNNELVIQSMTTTKTHDVEATVKEIHRLEEAGCQVVRVACPDERAADAIADIKKQINIPLVVDIHFDYKLALKAIEGGADKIRINPGNIGRREKVEAVVKAAKEKGIPIRIGVNAGSLERKILEKYGYPTADGMVESALHHIKILEDLDFHDIIVSMKASDVNLAIEAYTKAAKAFDYPLHLGITESGTLFAGTVKSAAGLGAILSLGIGNTLRISLSADPVEEVKVARELLKSFGLASNAATLISCPTCGRIEIDLISIANEVEEYISTIKAPIKVAVLGCAVNGPGEAREADIGIAGARGEGLLFRKGKTVRKVPEETMVEELKKEIDKIAEEYFAQQEAEKNEQEV from the coding sequence ATTATACATCGTTCAAAAACACGTCCGGTCAAAGTCGGAGATTTAACTATTGGGGGTAACAACGAACTTGTTATCCAAAGTATGACTACTACAAAGACACATGATGTTGAAGCAACGGTTAAAGAGATTCACCGTCTCGAAGAAGCAGGTTGCCAGGTTGTCCGGGTAGCTTGTCCAGATGAACGTGCAGCAGACGCGATAGCTGATATTAAGAAACAAATCAATATTCCACTTGTTGTCGATATACATTTTGACTATAAACTAGCCTTAAAAGCCATTGAAGGAGGAGCCGATAAAATCCGGATCAACCCAGGAAATATCGGTCGCCGTGAAAAAGTGGAGGCAGTTGTCAAAGCTGCGAAAGAAAAAGGGATTCCAATTCGAATCGGTGTAAATGCCGGAAGTTTGGAAAGAAAGATCCTTGAAAAGTACGGATACCCAACGGCTGACGGTATGGTAGAAAGTGCCCTTCATCACATCAAAATCCTGGAAGATCTTGATTTTCATGACATAATCGTTTCCATGAAGGCTTCTGATGTGAACTTGGCCATCGAAGCATACACGAAAGCGGCTAAAGCATTCGATTACCCGCTTCACCTTGGAATCACTGAATCGGGTACATTATTTGCAGGAACAGTAAAAAGTGCAGCAGGGCTAGGGGCGATTCTAAGTCTTGGCATAGGAAATACACTGCGTATTTCCTTAAGTGCTGACCCTGTTGAAGAAGTGAAGGTTGCCAGAGAATTATTAAAGTCGTTTGGATTAGCTTCAAATGCTGCTACCTTAATCTCATGTCCGACATGCGGACGTATTGAAATCGACTTAATTTCAATAGCCAATGAAGTGGAAGAATACATCTCCACCATTAAAGCACCAATCAAAGTCGCTGTCCTTGGATGCGCAGTAAATGGACCAGGTGAAGCCAGAGAAGCCGATATCGGCATTGCCGGGGCTCGTGGTGAAGGACTGTTATTCCGAAAAGGTAAAACTGTCCGGAA